Proteins encoded together in one Lepus europaeus isolate LE1 chromosome 13, mLepTim1.pri, whole genome shotgun sequence window:
- the LOC133773060 gene encoding endogenous retrovirus group K member 21 Env polyprotein-like has product MLTSRSGSRIALSGQLLGQRRGKRRWKKNKKQTVNKLKKLKITSAEKEITWTKIKNLIRAAKALLHEQGRPLSAPYYFLAFLALVSAPMGEVEGISYWAYVPNPPIIQPVGWLDREPIKVLTNDSVRMGGAQGSDERYSTSSLITFEGRADSLPICLSLKGEPPSGCLPTSYRTFLADGPDKTSSIESGISGGKKREQKRWMWERQLQVVGQALYNDNCTVIPAVSMPTTPCELKFPTSKSDELWDSSLTKNPTWLSCGFHNSATFYDPDNLGLRIWDFSNNICKRSWNLEHYINAVDRFHGYRYERHGEPLRRWFSPGYVEPILYARKGNKIRKHLDLFRLSAAANMILEKRPNQTKSEPISVKACVAYPNALLLVPPTGSLNISAERQSYRLLCYQCVLTNCIGSTVQKKYYAMLIVRRPPFIMLPVELGKNAWYDNSALQVLDMLSELLRPKRFVASLILGITALISIVTTFAVATTALENGIRTAHYVNTLNRNITMALLRQEAIDQKLEAKINVLEEVVLALGQDIANLKTMFSARCHSSFKSICVTPLLYNTSQPWEKVKAHVQGVWHDNDITHDLHALQKEIAVVSQSRLQLGDLNELAESIGSGIKALNPINWKNYLIYIGVLAAIVLVVILLFPGVFKCILTSLRDVQQEVFELRLKNKGGIATPTAVPSA; this is encoded by the coding sequence ATGCTGACGTCCCGATCTGGATCCCGGATCGCCTTATCCGGCCAGCTCTTGGGACAGCGCCGCGGGAAGCGACgctggaagaagaacaagaagCAGACAGTCAACAAGCTGAAGAAGCTGAAGATAACATCAGCCGAGAAGGAAATCACGTGGACAAAGATCAAGAACCTCATTCGCGCAGCGAAGGCGTTGCTACATGAACAAGGGAGACCCCTTTCTGCCCCCTATTATTTTTTGGCCTTTTTAGCCTTAGTCTCGGCACCGATGGGGGAAGTGGAGGGGATTTCCTATTGGGCCTATGTACCAAATCCTCCAATTATTCAGCCAGTGGGATGGTTAGACAGAGAGCCTATTAAAGTGCTAACTAATGATTCTGTAAGAATGGGAGGAGCTCAAGGTTCTGATGAAAGATATTCCACCTCTTCATTAATAACCTTTGAGGGAAGAGCAGATTCTCTGCCCATTTGCTTGTCACTTAAGGGGGAACCACCATCGGGCTGTCTTCCTACCTCATACAGAACTTTTCTAGCAGATGGACCAGATAAGACGAGCTCAATAGAAAGTGGAATATCTGGTGGTAAGAAACGGGAGCAGAAGCGATGGATGTGGGAAAGGCAACTGCAGGTAGTAGGGCAAGCACTTTATAATGATAATTGTACAGTCATTCCTGCTGTGTCTATGCCCACAACACCATGTGAGCTTAAATTTCCTACTTCCAAATCAGATGAATTGTGGGATTCTTCTTTGACAAAAAATCCAACATGGCTGTCATGTGGTTTTCATAATTCGGCTACATTTTATGATCCTGATAATTTAGGACTAAGAATTTGGGATTTTTCTAATAATATATGTAAACGCAGCTGGAATCTGGAACATTACATTAATGCTGTGGATAGATTTCATGGATATCGATATGAAAGACATGGGGAACCTTTAAGGCGATGGTTTTCTCCAGGATATGTGGAACCTATTTTATATGCCAGAAAAGGGAATAAAATTAGGAAGCATTTAGATTTGTTTAGACTGTCTGCAGCTGCTAATATGATTCTTGAGAAGCGTCCAAATCAGACAAAATCAGAACCTATCAGTGTCAAAGCTTGTGTTGCTTATCCAAATGCTCTTTTGTTGGTTCCTCCTACTGGTTCTTTAAATATTAGTGCAGAACGGCAATCATATAGATTATTATGTTATCAATGCGTGTTGACAAATTGTATAGGGTCCACAGTGCAGAAAAAGTATTATGCTATGCTAATAGTGCGCCGACCTCCCTTTATAATGTTGCCAGTAGAATTAGgaaaaaatgcatggtatgataattctgctttGCAAGTACTTGATATGTTATCTGAATTGTTAAGGCCAAAAAGATTTGTTGCTTCATTGATACTAGGAATAACTGCTTTAATTTCTATTGTTACTACATTTGCTGTGGCTACTACTGCATTAGAGAACGGAATTCGGACTGCTCATTATGTAAATACATTAAACAGGAATATTACAATGGCTTTATTAAGACAAGAAGCAATTGATCAAAAATTGGAAGCTAAAATCAATGTGTTGGAGGAAGTGGTCCTCGCTTTAGGACAAGATATTGCTAACTTGAAGACAATGTTCTCTGCACGCTGTCATAGTAGTTTTAAATCAATTTGTGTAACACCATTGTTGTATAATACTTCACAACCTTGGGAGAAAGTGAAAGCACATGTGCAGGGCGTGTGGCATGATAATGATATTACACATGACCTACATGCTTTGCAAAAGGAAATAGCGGTAGTAAGCCAGTCTAGATTGCAACTAGGGGATTTAAATGAATTAGCAGAAAGTATAGGATCGGGAATAAAGGCTCTAAATCCTATCAATTGGAAAAACTACTTAATTTATATAGGAGTTTTAGCTGCAATAGTATTGGTGGTGATTTTATTGTTTCCTGGAGTGTTTAAATGTATACTCACTTCATTGCGGGATGTGCAGCAGGAAGTTTTCGAGCTTCGTCTTAAAAACAAAGGGGGAAttgctacacccacagctgtcccatctgcgtag